The Musa acuminata AAA Group cultivar baxijiao chromosome BXJ1-8, Cavendish_Baxijiao_AAA, whole genome shotgun sequence genomic sequence GCAGTTAGGAAAGTATGATGTTACTTAACTGGTGAATCATATTTTACTAACGTAACTAAATCAGACTCGCAATGCCCAGCTTATACAACAAACACTACAGGAGGTTGAAACTTCAACCAGAGAAAGATATATTATGAGAGCAAAAGTTGAAGGAAGCCTGGAAGTAACAAAAGGATTGATGTATAAAAGACCAGCAACTAAAATACAGAATACATATCTAAAATTCACTATTCCACCAACTCTGGCATCCTTCCACACGTCAAACACATTAGATGCATGTTGATACAGAAAGAAGACAAAAGCCACAGTAAAATTATTATTCTAGTAATGCATGCATGAATTTGAAGCACCAAAGTAGGAAACGGAGAGAGAAGTTTGGTAAATTGCATCATTGGATACAACACGAGGAAGTGAAAGTAAATTAATGCAGTTCAGTATTATTTCAGCCTGGGTTGGATCTAAACACAAATCTATTTTGTCAAAATACATTTAGGTCTAGCTTCTCCATTTCTGGAAACTATTTTTTTTAGGTTTTCGATAGAAAATTCAGCAGCCATTGGCAAGAAATAAAAGGCAGCCACAATATCTCTACAGGGAAGGTGTGCAACTGCAACTACAAACTGTAACAAAGGATCAGAATTGGACTCTGATTATATTAAAAGGACAGCATTAATTTATTTCCATGCTGGTAGACTAAGTTCTGCAGTCACATCCTTCAAGCAGCAGCTTAAACATTATTTCCATCTTAATCAGTTCTGATTAAGGTTGGAGCTCACCACTAAATGGGTCAAtcctacattaaaaaaaaaagacttgtcAAATACTGCTGATATAATGGACCAAAACAAAGACCAGCAATCACCCTGATGGCGATAAACCCATAATAAGctgcatcattaaacatgtaaacaATCACACCTCTACACAAAATCTCCCATTGCATGAATTTATATAAACTTCTAAATATACATGCATTTTTGTgtaacatatatacatgtatattaataattttttaagtacATAAACATGCATGTAATGCAGCAGGAATGGCTTCAATATTCTACTGTAGTTTAGGTACCTACCATGCAGGACATCTCAGTGATTCATAGTGAAAATCATGATAACTCATGGGTCCCAAAGTGCCtataaataaaatcttaaatgTCCAAGAATTTTCTCCAATCTACCAACCAATCATTAGAAAAAGAAATTTCTTAAACAATGCAGAAGGCTTCACTTAGATTGATAGTTGAGAATTATCTACCACCTCAGCAACAGTGATGtcttgatgaacacaatgaaaaggagaagatgaaAAGAGGCGGTCAGAGAAAGCCTTGAGGCCTAAAGTATTATGCAAGAGTCCAAGACGAGAAGAGTAGCATTAATTTATAGGACATAGACCATAACCAATCACTACTTGATGGTTACAACTGCTAGACACAAGATGCATTGTTAAGTTCCACCTAATACAAACAGGATAAAATTACAACTTCATTTTTGAAGATACAATAGCCTCAACATTGAACCCCAAGTAATATAACAATATACCCTACAAGCAGGTGGCATTTTGAGATAATATTGGAATAAGCATAAATTAGACTAAATTTGGCTTTATCATAAAAACCTATAATAGCTATTTCCTGAATCTTTATGGTAAGACACAGCACAAACAACGAGTCTTGCTGCACCAAGTTAGAGAAAACCTATCATAAGGTAATTCATACACCATCATTTAATTTTGTGCCCAATCTTAATACAAAGTTGGTCTCGTGTTTTAAAATTCTACCTGTACCAGTTGGTATAGGCTGGTCAAATACCCAATTATGGCATGAACCACACAATTTCACCCAATTAGATCCGGTATGAGCAGTCCTGTCAGGTAAATTCAAACATACTAGACTTCAGGCAGTAAATAGTTACCAATCTGTACTGGACAGTAGGGAGGCATTGGCTAGTCCAAAAGTATACCGAGACATAGACCAATACCAGCCAAGAGCAAGCCTGGATACACGGTCACACACTGGTACCACACCGAACTCGTCGCTGACTGTTATCGGTAGCCAATTGAGATTTCAGTCCATGGTCCTATCCGGCATTAAGTAGTTTAGATACCCAAAATTTGAAACCAAGCTATGGTCAAGAATAAAATCTCAACCATGAAAATCGAGAGTTGATGACAACAAATGCTTTAGCCACAAAGGCCTATACACAACCATTATTTGTATATCGAAACAATCATATGCATAGTTACCTTATATTTCAGATCTAGTTAATTAtttagaagaataagaaaatatgAGTCAATTTAGTATAGAACGAGAGTTGATTTTTGTATAACAAGATAGGTATGTTAATATCAAATTAACTGGAAAACAGCAcaagcacacaaaaaaaaaacaatttatgGAACCAGCAATGAGCACAACAATGTTCTGGGTTAAATCTAGTAGGGATAAATCAACTGAATTTTAGCCATCTTGTTCTGAAACAAAAATAGTTATGCATATCAGTCAAAACAATTGGAACTGAAGATTCAATAGGAAATAATAAATAACTGAAAAAACTGAGATAAAGCAAAAAAGAACTAAGGTTAGGGCTAGATGTCTTATTCATAAGTATTCTAATTCCATCCAGCCCTTCGCCACATCTAGCATGACCTGTGCAGACAAAGCCATTGATGGAAATTATATCTTTAAGTACAACATAGAAAGAAAATGTCATTGAAATTTAAAATAACATGTTTTTAACAAAGGAATAAGTAGAGCATACCTTTCTTGATTTAAAGTAGCAAGAAAAGAAATATAAACTTTAAGTTGACCAAATGTGCTTCCTGTCTTCTCAACCTCCAACAACCTAAaactaaaagttttagatctCATAATGTAATGGCGCATACTATCAAAAGCAAAAAAGAGAGAAACAGATGTTACAATTATCCAACAATTCCTCTAAAGCTTGTCATCAGACCAGTTGCATCAGAATTTCTCATCTTATACTTATTATATAGCATTGGTTTCAGACAAAGAAGTAAAGTATTGTCAACAGCAACCAATAATTCAGAAGCAAGCAATCGCTCATTCCACACGATGACACAATAATTGATGTACTAAGTGTGAATTATCTAGTTTTCAAATACAGGTTTCCTACAAAGAAATATTACCTGGAAAAATGAGAGATCACAGAAGCAAATTGCTAATTAACTAACAAAATTGAGTGAAACAGATCGTCACAGCATATAACAAAGTAACATTTACTATTTGCAAATGTCATATGTAGGTTTAATTTATTATGCATATCGGGCGAGCAGTACCTCTAttgaaatcaatatgctcaattcTGAAAATGCATATAAGCAACTAAACTTCTGTGATTTTCTGAGAAGCATTTTCTGTCAACTGCATCTCCTTTCATCATAGCTTCTTTATTCAGACACTGCACTGCCGTTCCAACACAATTACATCATCAACCAATATTGAAGTACAAATTGACATAAGAAGAAAGTAGTAGATAATGAAAACCTCGCAAACACAATTAACAAAAGTAAGGTTCAAAATACCCATAAAAAACAAAGTTATCCATGAATAACTGTTAAGAGCTGTAGCCAACATACAGGGTACAGTGTACAGAAGCAGTTCCCTCAAGATGATAAAGATGGAAGGTCTCGTAATGACACATAATCACAAGACACATTAAAGCTATGTACACAGTTGACAAACTTCAAGAGATAAAAAAAGAGTAACAGCCAACTCCAAAGTTGTACAGACGGCAAGTAATTTCACATGCCGGTTAGGTAAATATAGTCCaaagtcatatatatacttcatgCACAAGCTGCATATTTTTGGTTCTTAGTTGAGCTGATGAAAGGTGCAAAGCAATTAAAAATTACTCTTCATCGTGATCTTTCacaacatatatacacatatattaaTACACCTGCACTAGAACATATATTTACATAACATCAAACACTGTCCATAAGGTGACAATTTTATGCTAAAAGCATTATTCTTCTACAAAGTCTAGTGCTCTAATAATCTGATTATCATCTTTATAAACTATTTGCTATTGAAatgccttttctttttttcccacTTCTCAACTGATAACATGTCAAATCCTCTACTGCAACTTTGTTAGCTCCATCCAGTGTTAGTCAAACTCCTACACCATCTCCTATGTACTAATTTATAAATGCATAAAATTTCCAGATATTTCTATTCTTTTTGGTAGGACTTTCCAGAGAAATAAGTCATACTAAAAAGTAATGCTTGCATGTTGTATACATTAATTGGATATACAAAAGCTCTGACCAACGCCCACCTAGAACCAAGTACTATAAGCAATTCATACAAATTAAAGATCATCAATAGCAGCTCTTGGGGAACATGTGATCCTTGAAATTGACACATAATTTACAAACCTAGTTCAGTCACAATGCAATTTGTTCCCTGTAGTGAATCAAGATTCATTAAATTGGAAAGGATGCAAAGTACATGCAAGAGCATCAGTGCAGCAGAGTAGAAAAATTTTTCCAGTTGTAAAGCAACATCAGCGTTAGTATCACATCATAAGAACACGAAGGTAACATGTTTTATCTTGCTTACAATTATTAGTAATAAACTCATCAGAAGCATACAAAACCCATTCTTTTCCTAGTCTTAAAGCATCATGCAGTCAATTACCTTTTCACAAGAAAGATATTGATTACTCAATACTGGAAGCAACAATGTCCAACCGCATCAACCAGTCAACTCTTGCAAACACAGTATGAACCATTAGAAGTAATTACACTAAGGCATAGCCAACATTCAATTAATGCTTGGTATTAAATCCAGTCTTTTGGAGCACTGTTTACAATGTGCCAATTAGAAATTTGTTACATATACAAGCTTCAGGGGGAATTGATCATGCTAATATAAAAGTTTGATATCCCACACCTTAAAGGATGTGCTTTATAATTACTGCTGCTGAAGAAAAGGAAAAGCCCTGCAAGAGTTCTTGTTTTGGTcataaaaagaaagataatatccttTATGACCCTCCAACACCATCAATGGTGCCTGCTTAACAAGATTGTCAATTCTTTCCTGAGATAACGAAGTTGTGCATCATCACCAGCAATATATGTCTCGCCTATGAAATTAGTGAACAAGAATTCCTAACTAAATGAGCAGGCAGAACTCACAGCCAAGACCCCAAAAGTTTTCTGTACATGTCCTCTAGCCAAAGAGGCTAGAAAGACCTAGTTCTTCTTGTTGCACTTCCTTCAACATTTGCTCTGCAAGTGGATCAGGGCTCCTCATTATTCTTCGTTGACGTCTGTAGACCAAATCAGTCAAGGATCATGAATTTGTCACACATAAAAGAAGGAAGCACATGTTTCAGCTGGAGCTTGTCAATTGAACAGAATTAGGCACCTGTCTTGTGCATGTTGAGCAGGGAAAGTAGGCATAAAATCCTTTGACTTGGGCAGAGGAACCTCATGGAACCAGCGATGGTTAAGGGCAGCCTCCGCTGTTATTCGCTACATCCAAAATAAGCCCCCAAACATTTAGGAGAACTAACAGGTGAGGACTATGATTAGTATGAAACACTTTTCACTATTTCAATACTTACCTTCTCAGGGTCATATGTGAGAAGTTTGTTTAGTAAGTCAAACCCAGCCTCAGACAGGGTTGGACGGCCAGAAAAAGACGTGGGAGGAAACTTTTCTCGTAGCTTATTATACCTGTAAGAAAAAAGTAACTCATcaaatgacaaaaaaataaaaaagacttcACCCAAGCCAAGTGCTAGTGCCACCAAAGCAAGCCACAAAGCTTAGGTATGAGCATCGATAGCTCAAGGATTGGAAAAGGGTGGCACTAATAAGAATTCTGGAGAATAACTAAAGAATATAAATGCATGCAATGACCAAACAAGAACATGCAGCAGTAAAGACTTGGACTTACGGCTGCTTGGCAAATTTAACTTTAACGCCAGGTAGTTTAGCAAATCCAGGCCATATCTTCTCATTGGGGGTACCAAGTGTCCTAAATATCTGCAAGAAAGATTGTTATATCAAAGCAGATAAACAGCATTAGAGTAAGGATAGTAATGAAACTGATGTATTACAAAGAAAAACCTTGTCAAGTTGATCGAACTCAGTTTTTCCACTGAATAATGGTTCTTTTGCTAGAAGCTCAGCCATTATGCATCCTAAGGACCACATGTCTATAGAAGTTGTATACTCCTTAGCTCCTAGCAGAAGTTCTGGTGCCCTATCATAACAAAAGCAAAATTAGAAAGCTAAGGTGAGAAAACTAACTGAATTTAGAATTAATTATAGTTGATTGTGTCATCATATGATgacatattataaaattattcccTCACCAACATCCCGAAAAAAaacaagcagaagcagaagaaaaAGAATGTGAAAGTGTACCAATATAGTACCACATACCTGTACCATAATGTCACAACCAAGTGAGTGTAAGGCTTCAATGGGCTGCCATATTGGCGAGACAAACCAAAATCACATATTTTCAACTCTCCACGATTATTTAGAAGAATATTAGATGTCTTCAAATCCCTAGAGGAAGGTGAAAACATCCAACAGATAAGAATATCTAAATAAAAATAGAACTCAATACATGATAAAGCTAAAAAAACGGAGAGTACCTATGGAGAACCCAGTTATCATGAAGGTACTTGACACCTGAAAAAAGCTGCAACATTAAGCATTTTACCTCGCTCTGGCTAAAGGGCTGTTTCATAGTCTCCATCAACCCTTTTAAATCATGTTCCATATATTCCATAACCATAAAAATACTATCAAGGCTGCTACCAATGACAACTTCCTTAACATCTACAATTGAAGGATGATGAAAAGATAACAAAATATTTATCTCTCTAAGGGATGTCAGTGGAAAaccctccctctccttctccatTTTAACTTTTTTAAGTGCCACTATCTCCCTGCTCTTTTTATCCTTTGCTCTGTACACAACACCATAGGTGCCTTCATCTATTTTGTTCAGCCTCTCAAACTCATCCACGCTTCGACATCCTTGCAACATGTTTATACATCTTTGAGGTGGCTGTGCTGGCCCCAGCATCTTGGCCTCATCATCTTTGCCCTCGGAGTCGGTATTAGAGAGTTGATCACTTGTGTCTGTATCATACTCATCGCCATCAACATCCATATAATCATTTCTGCCATTCCCAAGCTCCCAGTCAGCATTTCCATACTTTCCCTCTGAATCAGATAGCTTACATGGAGACCCACCTGAGTTTACTCTCACAATAACCTCGCCTAGCTCAGGAGTTGGCGTCTTTTTCTGCATTTGTTGCCTTCCCAAATCAGATAAAGGTGTGGCCTTCCTCCTTTTGGGCACAAGATCATCCTCAAAAGGTTTATCTTCATCGTCATTAAGAACACTGTTTCCATCTGCCCATCTGGAGAAAGAAATACTCCGAGCTGGTGCAAGTTCCTCTTCGTAGTCATCTACTAACCGGGCCTCCTGATCAGGATCCACCAACTGTTCTTGTGGTGAGTCTGCAGGGACGTCTACATCTATATCTACAGGTGACATATTCACAGCACATGGTAGAACAACCTCGATGGAATGTGGTGGTACAAAACCCTCAGGCAGAGGAGGTGGCGGAGGCAGGTTAACTTGCTCAAACTTGTTGCACTTGTTTCCGAAAGTAGCAACAGCAGATTTCTTATCGTCATCCCTATCCCAAATGATTGGAGAAAACTTCCTTTTCCTAATAGACATGGAAGAATCACCATTCTCCTTATCCTGAGTCCCATTCTCCCTAATTTTTGATATGGGTGCTTCAGCATCATCTGATCCACTCCCACTGGACAACTCCCCAGCCTCACGGTCAACATCTCTCCCAGAAAGGTGATTGATTTTCTGACTATGACTGCTTCCGCCGCTCAAATTGTTCAACGGGGAGCTGTAGGAGCCATTCACCGCACCCATCTCCCTGATGTCTTTTTGCCTGACACTAATCCTATCACGCACATCTCGGCTATGGTCCCCATTACGACCTCCATCACGGAGACCATCCCGATAATAATCCTTCCTCCTGGAGACCTCAACATCTGTTTCCCGGTCCTGCAATCTATTATCTCGGTAACCACCATGTCGACCAGCCGCCATAACACAAGAACCACCTATAGAGGGGACTGGGGTGGGTTGACCAAAACAAACCCTAGAAATCAAGAAAGGGGCGAAAGAAAAGACAACCCTAAGGGGCAAAGGCCTGAATTCACTTGATGAGGATGATATAAAACCCCTTATAAATCGCAGAACGGGAAAGTTCAGATGGAAGTCGAATCCATAACACGAGGCGAATTCCTAAGGAATCAACGAATCTAACACCCAGAAAGCGCGGAAAAGAGTCCGATCGGGATGGAACCAATCAACAATCTAGAGAGGAGGAAGTAAGAGGAGTGGGAAAACAGCGTGGAAACTGACCTACAGAGCAGACCGAGGAGAATTCCGCGAGCGCCGATGGCCGAGAGCAAAAGGTTCTCGACAGACGATCGAGGCGAGGGTATGCttctttaattaattatatatatgtatatattaaataatatctaaaataagATTGATTTAGtttattcttttatttcatcAAAACCTAAAAAGGATTATGATGTTAAAAATTTAAGAATAGTCGTAAGAATATTcgggatattatatttttattctatttAAATAATGgttaatattaataattaaaattatattttggatGGATGTCGACACAAACGAATCAAGCAAACAGAGCCCCCATGACTGCTTGAGGCCAAGCCAAATAGTTCGGGTCGGGTCGGGACGGGTCAGGTCAGGTCGGGTTCGAGTTAAGTGGTTCGGCTTTGACGCAATTTAGCGGTTAGGTTGGATCGAACCGTGGTTTAATATAACCCACTTTATTCGTGTGGACCGTGAGCGGACGCGGTGTTCGTCTGCGGACTCCGCCGGCTGTTCAGCTCTTTCCGTCTCTCCGGTCAACTTCGCATTCGATTCTCTTTCGgacatcagagagagagagagagagagagagagagagagagagagagagagagagagagagacctttgCTTCGTTAACGTTGGAGTTTCACCATGAGATCGGTGGCTACCGGACTTATCCTCAAGAGAAAGCTTGCGGATTTCTTCTACACGTGTTCCCGCAGAAGAGTCCTTGGCCGCTTCTCCTCGTCCTCGTTCGGCACCGTCGATCCAAGGAAGAGTAACGGCAGGGGAGGAGGGGAAAAGGAGGTGCCCCACTTGCCGGTCCTGATCGTCGGCGCTGGCCCCGTCGGGCTCATCCTCTCCATCCTTCTCACCAAATTGGGTGCGCGCATCTTCTTCTCCCCCATTATTTTTTGGCTTTCCCTTGCTGGATTTTGGAAGTGAATGCAATCGAGGAAAGGGAGTGGAGCGATCCTTGCTTTCTCTTCTCCCCCTTTAGGTTCTTATAGGAAGCACGGGATTTTGGTTGCGTCGATATCATTGTATGCTTAGGCTTGCTGAACTGGAAAGACTTTTTCCCTGTCTTAATATGCTCTTAGAGGTCTTGATGATGGTTTCTTTTGATGCATTGAAGTACTTTCTAATCAATGAGAACCAAGTTTAATCAATGAGAACCAAGTTTAATCAAGCTACAAAGCACATTCATGGAGGAGGCATAATGGATGATCTTGGTGGCTGGTTGATTTATACTTGTGAGAGCAAGGAATTATTGAATATGTTGATCAAATGTTGCTCTTAGCAAGAAGATGTTGCAATCTGAATATTGTCTTTTGATTGGATTAAGGTGTTTTTGATAAAAATGGCCATTAAACATACCTTAGATACATCGTAATGCTTAGAGTAGTGCATGTTTTTCAGTGCTATTTTAAGTTAAATAATTTGTTTCAGTTTGTAGGAATGATCACCCAACCTTATTATGTGAATTGGTGAAGGTCAATCAAAAAAAGATTTAGACTGAAATAAAGAGTCAGCTTGTTGTTTCTAATTTAGGACAGGATGTTGCACATAATTGAATTGAGAAGGATGGTTCTGTATGCAAACTATGATTCGGGTGGTAGTTCCATAATTGGATTGAGAGGTTTGAAGACTAGGCTGACAAAGTCTTGGGTGAGAGTTCCTGAGCTAGAGATCAAGCTCTAGGAGTATAAAGGATTCAGGTACTCTCTCCAAGCATATCCCTAATTTTGTGAAGCATTTATGTTAACTTCTTTTCTAATAAATATGCTAGGAATTCTGATTAATTGCCTGGCGTCATTTGTCATGTTCTATAATGTTGTAAAACTTTGTGCCAAGTCACAAATGATATTATGTGTTTATAATATTCTATCTTTACCTCACTTgtatcatatttatttatttttattattaagatTTGATGCATTGGTTCATTCTATGAGTGTCCCAAGCTATAATGGTATCTTGTCATTGTCAATTATTTAAAGCATTTAACACAGGCTCAAATAGGTTTCTTTTCAGCTTTATTACGAAGTCCAAGACGTAAGTGTTAGCAAAGTATGCCATAGTTCCTTTTCTCTTTCAAATGATGCTGTAGAAAAATATATAGTTATTTGCTCTATATTTTTGTTATTCTCTAACATGCATTTTTACATGATGGCACATTTAAAGTAATGACGCTATTTTTCGATGCACATGGACAGTAAGATTCCTCTTGGGTCTTAAAGTGTTAATAACTAACTCAGGATAACTACTCAGATAAGTACACCTTGCACTAAGTAAAAAGCAATACACTAGCGGTTATTAAGTGTCACTCACTAAAGCATGTTAATTTGAACCATGGGAGGTGCTCATCCAACTGCTTGACACAATCAACCTCTTCCTTGCTGCTTTCAATTTTCAATTATTGGTGGTATTACCAGTATTATTGTTGAAAAAGGAAAACACAAGAAAAAGATGATGAACACCTCATTGTTGATCACTCATGcattcaataataaatatttcTGATCAATTCATGAAGATGATCCTTTATGAACTTCTGTTGATGGAGAAGTTTCTTTTTTGTAGCATGAATATATTTTGTTTAATTGGAATATATTTGGTACATTCATGGTTTACAATTTTGGGTACCGACATTTTGATATAAGGTATGTCTGCATACCAATTAGCACaaatgaggagaagaaggagagccagaaaaggaggaggagaggagatacCCTGGGTAGTAGCACTGGCTAGCAGTGGACGATGGTGGCCATCAGTGGGATCGAGAGTCGATCTTTTTCCCAATTTGGCAAGAGCGAgagattatattattaaaaactcTATAGCTGTCAGATTAAAAAAGAACGCCAAATCCGCATGGGCTTACTCTCCTGTTCACACTTGGATACTAGGCAATAACACTGAACCAGATGCAAACCTCCCAAAATGGCTTGGTTTACATCCCAGTTCTCCATTGAACCAGTTTTTACCATCAGGTGCATGCCAGTCCAGGCAGTTTTTAAATCATGGATACATTTACATATTCGCACCGTGCATGAAAAGTTAGGGCCATTGTAGTTGCATATACATGAACACTACTAAAGCTTCTGAGTATGCCTAACGCCTTTTGCGTATTTTTAACATTTATTGTAATAGATGTTGACCTTGTGTATTGATTATTTAAATTATGGTATTTTGTGATCTGTAAGTTATTTTTGTTGCCTCATTATTTTTGTGTGGAGATAATATATATGGGTTTTTCCCACCATTTCGTAGGTGTCAAATGCTCAGTTTTGGAGAAAAGTGTGGTTTTTTCTCGACATCCACAAGCCCACTTCATTAACAATCGGACCATGGAGGTTTCTGCTTTTGTCATTTTCTAAAATTAATATTCAGATTGAAGTTACATGATTAACATTTATTTgtggttattttattttaaatagtcTACTGGAAGGTAAAAGCAATTTGAATGCTAATGGAATTAGGATCTGTTCTTTGGCTATTTAGTGTACTCACACACCATTTCTTAGTGACATCCCTTGTAAGAGAATATTGTCATATCAAGATTTTTATATGCTATCTTGGCAATGTTGTAATTGAAGCATCCTATAGCTATTCCGCAAACTAGATGGTCTGGCAGAGGAAATCCAGAGTTTGGAACCACCAGTGGA encodes the following:
- the LOC135587268 gene encoding cyclin-dependent kinase G-2-like isoform X2, whose product is MGAVNGSYSSPLNNLSGGSSHSQKINHLSGRDVDREAGELSSGSGSDDAEAPISKIRENGTQDKENGDSSMSIRKRKFSPIIWDRDDDKKSAVATFGNKCNKFEQVNLPPPPPLPEGFVPPHSIEVVLPCAVNMSPVDIDVDVPADSPQEQLVDPDQEARLVDDYEEELAPARSISFSRWADGNSVLNDDEDKPFEDDLVPKRRKATPLSDLGRQQMQKKTPTPELGEVIVRVNSGGSPCKLSDSEGKYGNADWELGNGRNDYMDVDGDEYDTDTSDQLSNTDSEGKDDEAKMLGPAQPPQRCINMLQGCRSVDEFERLNKIDEGTYGVVYRAKDKKSREIVALKKVKMEKEREGFPLTSLREINILLSFHHPSIVDVKEVVIGSSLDSIFMVMEYMEHDLKGLMETMKQPFSQSEVKCLMLQLFSGVKYLHDNWVLHRDLKTSNILLNNRGELKICDFGLSRQYGSPLKPYTHLVVTLWYRAPELLLGAKEYTTSIDMWSLGCIMAELLAKEPLFSGKTEFDQLDKIFRTLGTPNEKIWPGFAKLPGVKVKFAKQPYNKLREKFPPTSFSGRPTLSEAGFDLLNKLLTYDPEKRITAEAALNHRWFHEVPLPKSKDFMPTFPAQHAQDRRQRRIMRSPDPLAEQMLKEVQQEELGLSSLFG
- the LOC135587268 gene encoding cyclin-dependent kinase G-2-like isoform X1, with translation MAAGRHGGYRDNRLQDRETDVEVSRRKDYYRDGLRDGGRNGDHSRDVRDRISVRQKDIREMGAVNGSYSSPLNNLSGGSSHSQKINHLSGRDVDREAGELSSGSGSDDAEAPISKIRENGTQDKENGDSSMSIRKRKFSPIIWDRDDDKKSAVATFGNKCNKFEQVNLPPPPPLPEGFVPPHSIEVVLPCAVNMSPVDIDVDVPADSPQEQLVDPDQEARLVDDYEEELAPARSISFSRWADGNSVLNDDEDKPFEDDLVPKRRKATPLSDLGRQQMQKKTPTPELGEVIVRVNSGGSPCKLSDSEGKYGNADWELGNGRNDYMDVDGDEYDTDTSDQLSNTDSEGKDDEAKMLGPAQPPQRCINMLQGCRSVDEFERLNKIDEGTYGVVYRAKDKKSREIVALKKVKMEKEREGFPLTSLREINILLSFHHPSIVDVKEVVIGSSLDSIFMVMEYMEHDLKGLMETMKQPFSQSEVKCLMLQLFSGVKYLHDNWVLHRDLKTSNILLNNRGELKICDFGLSRQYGSPLKPYTHLVVTLWYRAPELLLGAKEYTTSIDMWSLGCIMAELLAKEPLFSGKTEFDQLDKIFRTLGTPNEKIWPGFAKLPGVKVKFAKQPYNKLREKFPPTSFSGRPTLSEAGFDLLNKLLTYDPEKRITAEAALNHRWFHEVPLPKSKDFMPTFPAQHAQDRRQRRIMRSPDPLAEQMLKEVQQEELGLSSLFG